From a single Longimicrobium sp. genomic region:
- the tnpA gene encoding IS200/IS605 family transposase — translation MRAPYTQLYLHLVWATWDRHPFLVRGIRERVYECIQAECVAPRADVVAMGGMEDHVHLLVRVSPAIAPADLVKRVKGASSHMVNHEIRPPFYFKWQGAYGAFSVSKRHVPLIREYVLRQEEHHRDRTLYPLLEPPAAPAAEPKLNGAR, via the coding sequence ATGCGTGCACCTTACACTCAGCTCTATCTCCACCTCGTTTGGGCGACGTGGGATCGGCACCCGTTCCTCGTGCGCGGGATCCGGGAGCGGGTCTACGAGTGCATCCAGGCCGAATGCGTGGCCCCGCGCGCGGATGTCGTCGCGATGGGTGGAATGGAGGACCACGTGCACCTGCTCGTTCGCGTCTCGCCGGCCATCGCCCCGGCCGACCTGGTGAAGCGGGTGAAAGGCGCATCGTCGCACATGGTCAACCATGAGATCCGGCCGCCGTTCTACTTCAAGTGGCAGGGCGCCTACGGCGCCTTCAGCGTCTCGAAGCGGCATGTCCCCCTGATCCGCGAGTACGTGCTGCGCCAGGAGGAGCACCATCGCGACCGGACTTTGTACCCCCTCCTCGAGCCTCCCGCTGCGCCGGCAGCCGAACCGAAGCTCAACGGAGCGCGGTGA
- a CDS encoding DUF4160 domain-containing protein — protein sequence MPEISRFLGIVIAIFYRDHEPPHFHATYGGYEVTVGIVDGVVEGRFPRRALGHVLEWLSLHRDELLANWERARARQPLEPIPPLE from the coding sequence ATGCCAGAAATCAGCCGCTTTCTCGGAATCGTAATCGCCATCTTCTACCGCGATCACGAGCCGCCTCACTTCCACGCCACCTACGGCGGGTACGAGGTCACCGTCGGGATTGTCGACGGTGTAGTCGAGGGCCGTTTTCCACGACGCGCGCTCGGCCATGTGCTGGAGTGGCTGAGCCTGCACCGTGACGAGCTTCTCGCGAACTGGGAGCGCGCCCGGGCACGGCAGCCGCTGGAGCCCATCCCGCCGTTGGAGTAG
- a CDS encoding nucleotidyltransferase domain-containing protein: MSAHLSLPPAVAAAAHALRDLRAPWAIAGGWAIDLALGRVTRAHGDVDIAMFRRDQAALRAALPGWTFEAMREGAGVPWSAGEWLELPAHEIHARPASGDTAGGLEILLNERDEESWIYRRDPAVRRPIARALRMLPSGVTVLAPEIVLLYKSKAPRATDEHDFAVAQEVMDGEARAWLRAAIARRAPEHPWAATLARDA, translated from the coding sequence ATGAGCGCGCATCTCTCGCTTCCGCCCGCGGTTGCGGCGGCGGCGCACGCGCTGCGCGATCTGCGCGCGCCGTGGGCGATTGCCGGCGGGTGGGCGATCGACCTGGCGCTGGGCCGGGTGACGCGGGCACACGGCGACGTCGACATCGCCATGTTCCGGCGCGACCAGGCGGCGCTCCGCGCGGCGCTGCCGGGGTGGACGTTCGAAGCGATGCGGGAAGGAGCGGGGGTGCCCTGGTCCGCGGGCGAGTGGCTGGAGCTGCCGGCGCACGAGATCCACGCCCGGCCGGCATCTGGAGATACCGCAGGCGGACTGGAGATCCTGCTGAACGAGCGGGACGAGGAGAGCTGGATCTACCGCCGCGACCCGGCGGTGCGTCGGCCGATCGCGCGGGCGTTGCGCATGCTGCCGTCCGGCGTGACGGTGCTCGCGCCCGAGATCGTGCTGCTGTACAAGTCCAAGGCGCCGCGCGCCACGGACGAGCACGACTTCGCCGTTGCGCAGGAGGTGATGGACGGCGAGGCGCGCGCATGGCTTCGCGCCGCGATCGCCCGGCGCGCACCGGAGCATCCGTGGGCCGCCACGCTCGCGAGGGATGCCTGA
- the infC gene encoding translation initiation factor IF-3, translated as MFPLLERSRAINEKLRVNRQIRISPVRVISPDGEQVGIIPIERAMEIAEEQGLDLVEVAPLARPPVCRIMDYGKFKYEEQRQAREARKRQHHVQIKEVKMRPGIEDHDFDFKTRHARRFLEEGNKVKLTMMFRGRQMAHPEFGRQVLDRVSTMLQDVSKVEQFPQMEGRSMVMVLAPTAKPT; from the coding sequence TTGTTTCCCCTCCTCGAACGGAGTCGCGCCATCAACGAGAAGCTGCGGGTCAACCGCCAAATCCGCATCAGCCCGGTCCGGGTGATCAGCCCGGACGGCGAGCAGGTCGGGATCATCCCGATCGAGCGGGCGATGGAGATCGCGGAGGAACAGGGCCTGGACCTGGTGGAGGTCGCGCCGCTGGCCCGCCCCCCGGTCTGCCGCATCATGGACTACGGGAAGTTCAAGTACGAGGAGCAGCGGCAGGCGCGCGAGGCGCGCAAGCGGCAGCACCACGTGCAGATCAAGGAAGTCAAGATGCGCCCGGGGATCGAGGATCACGACTTCGACTTCAAGACCCGGCACGCCCGCCGCTTCCTGGAAGAGGGGAACAAGGTCAAGCTGACCATGATGTTCCGCGGGCGGCAGATGGCGCATCCCGAGTTCGGGCGCCAGGTGCTGGACCGCGTTTCCACCATGCTGCAGGACGTCAGCAAGGTGGAGCAGTTTCCGCAGATGGAGGGCCGGAGCATGGTGATGGTGCTCGCCCCCACGGCAAAGCCAACCTGA
- the rpmI gene encoding 50S ribosomal protein L35, giving the protein MPKMKTHRGAAKRFKSTASGRVKRGHAFHSHILTKKSQKRKRNLRGTTMLAKADEKRVKRLIQG; this is encoded by the coding sequence ATGCCCAAGATGAAGACGCACCGCGGCGCCGCCAAGCGCTTCAAGAGCACGGCCAGCGGCCGCGTGAAGCGCGGCCACGCGTTCCACAGCCACATCCTGACCAAGAAGTCGCAGAAGCGGAAGCGCAACCTGCGCGGCACCACCATGCTGGCCAAGGCCGACGAGAAGCGCGTGAAGCGCCTGATCCAGGGCTGA
- a CDS encoding DUF2442 domain-containing protein, whose protein sequence is MVNVTAVHHVREHVLWLRFNDGREGEVDLGPELEGPVFEPLRDVALFASVTVHPELKTIVWPNGADFAPEFLHQQVRAVHAA, encoded by the coding sequence ATGGTAAACGTGACTGCCGTACATCACGTGCGCGAACACGTTCTGTGGCTTCGCTTCAACGATGGCCGGGAGGGCGAGGTGGATCTCGGCCCGGAGCTGGAAGGGCCGGTATTTGAGCCACTCCGGGACGTGGCCCTGTTCGCCAGCGTAACCGTCCATCCGGAGCTGAAGACGATCGTATGGCCGAACGGCGCCGACTTCGCCCCCGAGTTCCTGCATCAGCAGGTGCGGGCAGTCCATGCAGCGTAG
- a CDS encoding class I SAM-dependent methyltransferase, giving the protein MTRDSWASGDAYERYIGRWSRPVAAEFVRWLGVPDGREWVDVGCGTGALAAAILDAASPRRVRGYDLSPDHVAAARERVDDPRAEFAQADATHLPDPPHACDAAVSGLVLNFVPEPARAVAEMRRVVRPGGVVAAYVWDYAGEMQLIRTFWDAAVELDPAAAQLDEGRRFPICRPEPLRALFASAGLGGVDVRAIDIPTRFRDFDDYWEPFLGGQGPAPGYAVSLDDERRGALRERIRSRLPISPDGGITLTARAWAARGTAPPH; this is encoded by the coding sequence ATGACACGCGATAGCTGGGCGAGCGGCGACGCGTACGAGCGGTACATCGGACGATGGAGCCGCCCCGTCGCCGCGGAGTTCGTCCGCTGGCTGGGCGTGCCGGACGGGCGCGAGTGGGTGGACGTCGGCTGCGGCACGGGTGCGCTGGCGGCGGCGATCCTCGATGCGGCCTCGCCCCGGCGTGTGCGCGGATACGATCTCTCGCCCGACCACGTGGCCGCCGCGCGCGAGCGGGTGGACGATCCGCGCGCCGAGTTCGCGCAGGCCGACGCCACGCATCTCCCCGATCCCCCGCACGCCTGCGATGCCGCGGTGTCGGGGCTGGTGCTGAACTTCGTGCCGGAGCCGGCGCGCGCGGTCGCGGAGATGCGGCGCGTGGTGCGGCCGGGCGGGGTGGTGGCCGCGTACGTCTGGGATTACGCCGGGGAGATGCAGCTCATCCGCACCTTCTGGGACGCGGCCGTGGAGCTGGATCCGGCCGCCGCGCAACTGGACGAGGGGCGCCGCTTCCCCATCTGCCGGCCGGAGCCTCTGCGCGCCCTCTTCGCATCCGCGGGGCTGGGCGGCGTGGACGTGCGCGCGATCGACATCCCCACCCGCTTCCGCGACTTCGACGATTACTGGGAGCCGTTCCTGGGCGGACAGGGCCCGGCGCCCGGCTACGCCGTCTCCCTGGACGACGAGCGCCGGGGAGCGCTGCGCGAGCGGATCCGCAGCCGGCTCCCGATCTCGCCCGACGGCGGTATCACCCTGACGGCACGTGCGTGGGCGGCGCGGGGTACTGCACCGCCGCACTGA
- the hutI gene encoding imidazolonepropionase: MMPETAPALVFASTSEVARCTGPAAESESADPAATLAKGAVAVRDGVIVDVDREDALLARFPDAQRVDCGGRVLTPGLVDSHTHAVFGRYRTDEYALRSRGVPYMEIARRGGGINASVRDLRGRSEDELVEMALPRLHEMLACGTTTAEVKSGYGLSTADELKTLRAIRRLNELQPIDLVPTFLGAHEFPPEYRGSDAEREKYVDLLVMEMIPAVAEAGLARFCDVFMEPGVFTRDQTERILRAGLEHGLRPKLHADELEGSGGAELAAELGAASADHLGAISDAGIAALASSSTVATLLPGTLFFLGRPKWAPGRALLDAGATVALATDFNPGSCPSPNLQFTMTAACSRMGMSPAESLRAATAAGAAALELAGGQGTITPGAPADLVLWNAASIGEIPYRLAAPLVAGVWKAGARVV; the protein is encoded by the coding sequence ATGATGCCCGAAACCGCGCCAGCACTCGTATTTGCCAGCACATCCGAGGTCGCCCGCTGCACCGGGCCGGCCGCCGAGAGCGAGTCCGCCGACCCCGCCGCGACCCTCGCGAAGGGCGCCGTCGCGGTCCGCGATGGCGTGATCGTCGACGTCGATCGGGAGGATGCGCTGCTCGCGCGCTTCCCCGATGCCCAGCGCGTGGACTGCGGCGGGCGCGTGCTGACGCCGGGCTTGGTCGACTCGCACACGCACGCCGTCTTCGGCCGCTACCGGACCGACGAGTACGCGCTGCGCAGCCGCGGCGTGCCGTACATGGAGATCGCGCGGCGCGGCGGCGGCATCAACGCCTCCGTCCGCGACCTGCGGGGGAGATCGGAAGACGAGCTGGTGGAGATGGCGCTCCCCCGCCTCCACGAGATGCTGGCGTGCGGCACCACCACGGCCGAGGTGAAGAGCGGCTATGGCCTGTCGACGGCGGACGAGCTGAAGACGCTCCGCGCGATCCGGCGGCTGAACGAGCTGCAGCCCATCGACCTCGTCCCCACCTTCCTCGGCGCGCACGAGTTCCCGCCGGAGTACCGGGGGAGCGATGCGGAGCGGGAGAAGTACGTCGACCTGCTCGTCATGGAGATGATTCCCGCCGTCGCGGAGGCCGGGCTCGCGCGCTTCTGCGACGTGTTCATGGAGCCCGGCGTCTTCACCCGCGATCAGACGGAGCGCATCCTCCGCGCGGGGCTGGAGCACGGGCTCCGCCCCAAGCTGCACGCCGACGAGCTGGAGGGCAGCGGCGGCGCCGAGCTCGCCGCGGAGCTGGGCGCCGCCTCCGCCGACCACCTCGGCGCCATCTCCGACGCAGGGATCGCCGCCCTCGCGTCCTCGTCCACCGTGGCGACGCTTCTTCCCGGCACCCTCTTCTTCCTCGGCCGCCCGAAGTGGGCGCCCGGCCGTGCTCTGCTGGATGCAGGTGCGACAGTGGCGCTCGCGACGGACTTCAACCCCGGCTCGTGCCCCTCGCCGAACCTGCAGTTCACCATGACCGCCGCCTGCTCGCGCATGGGCATGAGCCCCGCCGAGTCCCTCCGCGCCGCCACCGCCGCCGGCGCCGCCGCGCTGGAGCTGGCAGGAGGTCAGGGCACGATCACCCCCGGCGCCCCGGCGGACCTGGTGCTGTGGAACGCGGCGTCGATCGGCGAGATCCCGTATCGGCTTGCCGCGCCGCTCGTTGCGGGGGTGTGGAAGGCAGGCGCGCGGGTGGTGTGA
- the rplT gene encoding 50S ribosomal protein L20 encodes MPRVKNNVARLRRKRQILADAKGYFGRRKNLYKTAKEAVERARRYAYRDRKNRKREFRRLWIIRINAAARMHDLSYSRFMDGLKKAGIEIDRKVLADLAVREPQAFEQLATAARSSLG; translated from the coding sequence ATGCCCCGCGTGAAGAACAACGTGGCCCGGCTCCGCCGCAAGCGGCAGATCCTGGCCGACGCCAAGGGATATTTCGGCCGGCGCAAGAACCTGTACAAGACGGCCAAGGAGGCCGTCGAGCGCGCCCGCCGCTATGCGTACCGCGACCGCAAGAACCGCAAGCGCGAGTTCCGCCGCCTGTGGATCATCCGCATCAACGCCGCGGCGCGCATGCACGACCTGTCGTACTCGCGCTTCATGGACGGCCTGAAGAAGGCCGGCATCGAGATCGACCGCAAGGTGCTGGCGGACCTGGCCGTGCGCGAGCCGCAGGCCTTCGAGCAGCTCGCCACCGCCGCGCGGTCCTCGCTGGGCTGA
- a CDS encoding type IIL restriction-modification enzyme MmeI encodes MHPQSPALRALAEKWDAVPAAERANFQSYATELCDALGVARPQPRGSGYEFEYPVTTTDRRTGKETTNFIDLYRRGTFILEAKHTDAGAGADRVLGAAYGQAKGYAGDVAHGPPPYLMVMNVARTLLVWDRWGGNFGGLNASRRIDLRTLWQRDDDIEFLRAVWENPESLNPAVRGRVVTREVAERLARLSASLEARGMGGERVAQFLMRCVFTMFAEDVGLLPDRLFQSAVETFRGHGRNVANVVAQST; translated from the coding sequence GTGCATCCACAAAGCCCCGCACTCCGCGCGCTCGCCGAAAAGTGGGACGCCGTTCCCGCGGCCGAGCGCGCCAACTTCCAGTCGTACGCCACCGAGCTCTGCGACGCGCTGGGCGTGGCCCGGCCGCAGCCGCGCGGATCCGGCTACGAGTTCGAGTATCCCGTCACCACCACCGACCGGCGGACGGGAAAGGAGACGACCAACTTCATCGACCTGTACCGTCGCGGGACCTTCATCCTCGAGGCCAAGCACACCGACGCGGGCGCCGGCGCGGACCGCGTGCTGGGCGCGGCGTACGGGCAGGCGAAGGGGTACGCGGGCGACGTGGCGCATGGGCCGCCACCATACCTGATGGTGATGAACGTCGCGCGGACGCTGCTGGTGTGGGATCGATGGGGTGGCAATTTTGGCGGGCTCAACGCCTCGCGCCGCATCGACTTGCGCACGCTGTGGCAGCGCGATGACGACATCGAGTTCCTGCGCGCCGTCTGGGAGAATCCCGAGTCGCTGAACCCCGCGGTGCGCGGCCGCGTGGTCACGCGCGAGGTGGCCGAGCGGCTGGCGCGGCTCTCCGCGTCGCTGGAGGCGCGCGGAATGGGCGGCGAGCGGGTGGCGCAGTTCCTCATGCGCTGCGTCTTCACGATGTTCGCGGAAGACGTGGGGCTGCTTCCGGATCGGCTGTTCCAGTCCGCCGTCGAGACGTTCCGTGGACACGGGCGGAACGTCGCGAACGTCGTGGCTCAGAGTACCC